GTTGACACCGGTCGAGCCGCCGAGACACAGGCCCTCGTGCTGGAGCAACTCGTAGATCACGCTCACGGCTTCGGCATCAGGAATGAGATAGGCATCGTCGACCTTCGCGGTCTCGACGATCGCGGTTGCGCGGTTGAGGCCGATGCCTTCCGTGATTGAGCCGCCCGGCGTCGCCTTGGCGTCGCCGGTCCTGAAGTACTCGTACATGCCGGCGCCGTGCGGGTCGGCACAGGCGATCCGGATGTCCTTGTTCTTCTCCTTCAGATAGCGGCTGGTGCCGGCGAGCGTGCCGCCGCTGCCGACCGAGCAGACGAAACCATCGACCTTGCCGCCGGTCTGCTCCCAGATTTCGGGTCCCGTCGACTCGTAATGCGCCTTGGCGTTGTCGAGGTTGTTCCACTGGTCCGCGAACAGCACGCCATTGGGTTCGGTCTTGCGTAGCTCGTCGGCGAGGCGGCGGCCGACATGCTGGTAGTTGTTGGGATTGGAGTAGGGCAGCGCCGGCGATTCCAGCAGCTCGGCGCCGCACAGCTTCAGAAAGTCCTTCTTCTCCTGGCTCTGCGTCTCCGGGATGACGATCAGGGTGCGATAGCCGCGCGCGCTCGCGACGACCGCAAGGCCAATGCCGGTATTGCCGGCGGTCGATTCCACCACGAGACCGCCGGGTTTGAGCTCGCCGCGCTTCTCGGCCTCGAGGATCATCCATTTGCCGGCGCGATCCTTGACGGACTGGCCGGGATTCATGAACTCGGCCTTGCCGAGAATGGTGCAGCCGGTCAATTCCGAGGCGCGCTTCAGCTTGATGAGCGGGGTGTTGCCGATGGCTTCGACAACGTCGTTTCGAATGATCATGTCGGGGAAATCGCTACCAAGGGGGTTGAACTGGTTGGCCAGAACGTAGTGCTTGGAAAGCCAAAGGGGAAGGCTTTTGCGTTGCGGCGAAATTGGCTGAAGCGCTTGTCCGAACAGTAAAATTCCCGAACCGCGCGACCGGCGACGATGCGCTTGGCCGCGAGGCGGGATATCGGTAGGAGGAAATGACTGAACTCCGTCGGAGCACGGAAGATGCCGGTCGCCACCAGGCCCCTTCACGACCGCTTTTTTCCAAAAGCGGGCCGAGCAGATATCGAGGGGGTGAGATAGTGCCAGGACGGCCGAGATCATATCTGGATTGGAATGGTAGCCTCGTCGCAATGGACGGCCTTGTGACATGGTCCGATCCGATGTCCGGCCGCGGCCAACCCGCCCGGGGGGCCGTGGTAGGGTCGAAAGGAAAGGCCATTTCGTCGGTGTGGCGGTAATATCACATGAAATCTTGGTAAGCTTGTTCGCGTCTCCCAGTTTTTGAGAGTGAAAGAAGTCACTGCCGCACAGGCACCTTCTGCATTCCCATTGATCGAAATTCCGACTCTTTGGCAGGCCATCACGCAACTGCGGCACTGTCCCGCTCGTCGGCGCCCGGCTAGGATGGATTTCAAGGTCCAGAAAGCATCACTTGTGAACGAGTTGTCCAAAGCCCCCCGTTTGTCCCGCCGCGAATCGGTTAATCCCGTTGCGCGGGGGGGTGATCTGCCCGGTGGGGGGTGGATGTGACACAGGTTGTTCCGGCGATCGCCATACGGCGGTCTGGAAGTGCCACATTCCGGACACAGCGCGCGGCGCGCTGGCTTGCGGTGGTGTGCCTCGCCGCCGGCTCCGGCGCTTGCGTCCTGACCCAGGACCTTCCCGATCCCGCGCTCGATGTTCCCGCGC
The sequence above is drawn from the Bradyrhizobium amphicarpaeae genome and encodes:
- a CDS encoding cysteine synthase A, which gives rise to MIIRNDVVEAIGNTPLIKLKRASELTGCTILGKAEFMNPGQSVKDRAGKWMILEAEKRGELKPGGLVVESTAGNTGIGLAVVASARGYRTLIVIPETQSQEKKDFLKLCGAELLESPALPYSNPNNYQHVGRRLADELRKTEPNGVLFADQWNNLDNAKAHYESTGPEIWEQTGGKVDGFVCSVGSGGTLAGTSRYLKEKNKDIRIACADPHGAGMYEYFRTGDAKATPGGSITEGIGLNRATAIVETAKVDDAYLIPDAEAVSVIYELLQHEGLCLGGSTGVNVVGAMRLARQLGPGKTIVTVLCDSGSRYQSKLFNADFMRAKNLPVPEWLEKRSNIKLPFV